In the genome of Candidatus Ornithobacterium hominis, the window AGCAATTCCGCTTTAATTCCTCGTTTCTTCAATTGCTGAATCTGATCTTTCATCAGTGCAATCAGTGGAGAAATAACCACGCAGATGCCTTTTTGCATCAAAATTGGAATTTGAAAACACAAGGATTTCCCTCCGCCAGTGGGCAACAATGCGAAGCAATCTTTCCCTGAATAAATGGTTTCTATAATTTCTGCTTGGGGCGAACGAAATTCATCATGTCCCCAGTATTTTTTCAAAATTTCTTTGGCAGAAAAATGCATTCAGCAAAAGTAAATAATTTTTTCTTTTGAGAGATTATTAAAATGTTTTTTTAATCTTAATTCGCTATTTATAAATCACTTAAGAGAATCAAGTAAGTGTTCTCAAAACAAAAAGTGTTCTGTTCTTTTTTTCATAAATTTCAAAAAATTTTTTAAGGCTTAAAAAATTCTTGTAAAATAAGGTTACAATAAATTTTAACTTTGCAAAATGTATCTAAAAGAAACCATCATTGCCCCTGCTACAGGAAATCAAGCGTCTGCAATTGCTGTTCTACGAATTTCTGGCGATAAGGCTATAGAAATGACCGAGAAAATTTTTGAGTCTAGATTTAATAAAAAACTTAAAAATCAAGTTTCTCATACGCTGCATTTTGGTGATATAAAAGATAATGCAACGTGGGTAGATGAAGTTTTGGTAGCGATTTTTGAAGAAGGAAAATCTTTTACTGGCGAAGAAACTGTTGAAATATCTTGCCACGGTTCGCTTTATATTCAGAATAAAATTATTGATTTATTTTTAAAAAACGGTGTACGCCTAGCTCTGCCAGGGGAATTTACAATGCGTGCCTTCCAAAATGGAAGATTTGATTTAACGCAGGCAGAGGCAATTGCAGATTTGATTGCATCGGACTCCAAAGCTTCTCATCAAGTGGCAATGCACCAAATGCGCGGCGGAATTTCTACCAAATTAGGCGAATTAAGAAAAGAATTAATCAAATTGACGGCTTTGCTGGAATTAGAGTTGGACTTTTCTGAAGATGATGTGGAATTTGCCGACAGAAGTCAACTAACTGATTTACTGAAATATATTCTAAAGGAAATTCAAGTTTTAATGGAAACTTTTGCTTATGGAAATGCCATCAAAAAAGGGGTTCCTGTAGCGATTATAGGGAAGCCAAATGCTGGGAAATCAACTCTGCTAAACCAATTACTGAACGAGGAAAGAGCCATTGTGAGCGATATTGCTGGGACTACACGCGACACGATAGAGGAAGCGATTCAAATCAATGGTATTAATTTCAGGTTTATAGATACGGCTGGAATTCGAGAAACTGAAGATGAAATTGAAAAAATTGGCGTACAACGTGCTATTGAAAAGGCTCAGTCTGCCAAGATTTTACTTTATCTTTTCAATACTTTAGAAAACACTGAAGATGAAATTGATATGCACCTTTCTGCATTGGTGAGAGAAGATTTGCACGTGATTTTAGTGCATAATAAAATTGATTTAAATGCTGAAAATCAAGTTATTCTTGACCAAAAATTAGAAGAAAAACATCAATTCCCTTTGTTGAAAATTTCTGCAAAGAATGGGATTTTCATAGAAGATTTGAAACGAATGATGTTTGACTTGATTCAGAGGCAAGATTCAGATAATCAAATAATTATCACAAATCAAAGACATTTAGATGCTTTACAAAAAGCTCATGCAGCACTTACTGAGGCTCAAAATGCTTTTATAATGCAAATTCCATCTGATTTGATTGCTCAAAATTTGAGAGAAGGCATCAAACAAATCGGTAATATAACTGGCGAAATTGATGTAGATAGGGATATTCTGGGTACGATTTTTAGTGAGTTTTGCATCGGGAAGTAGTTGCTCTTCTTTTATTTGTTAATTACCTATAAATGTTATATTTAAGAGCAACTGTGTTGCTCTTTTTTTCTTAAGACCCATACCTGAATTATTGTTTAAACCTAAAACAGGATGGTATGAAAAAGTATAGGTTAATCGTCCCTTTATTTTCATAGTTGAATATAATAATTATAAACAGAGATATGAAAACTTATGCAATATAGAATATGTAAAATATTATTATCATTTCTGTTCCCACAAAAAATAAATGTGCACAAATATTTTTTTGTAAGTGTAACAATAATAATTTTACAAAATTAAAAACAATGAATTTAGAAACATTAAATTTAGTACCATTAAATGCTGTTCTTACAGTTGCTAGCTGGTTTTAAGCATATAGGGAACTAATTATATGTTCCCTATTTTTATACTAAAATAATTAATTATTACTATATGATAAAAAAATTTCCTCGCAACTTATCTGAACTCTTTGTTCTTATACTTTTATTTTGGTCTCTTTATTTTATATCTATAAAACTTGGAGATTTTTTTTTTACAAATGACAATATCTATAAAAAATTTGCTTTTGAGTATATTTTTTCTTTTGGAATAATAATTATTATCACTATATTTTATAATTTTAAACGATATAATTACATTCCAAAATTCACTATAGTTAAAAACATTCATTTAATTTATCTAATTCTTATATTAATATTTTTAATAACGGCTATCCTATACCCTCTAAATAGTTTTTTTTTCAAAAATTATGTGATTAACTATAATCCTTATTCTCTTAATTCATATGGTATACTTATGCCTTTATTATTAGCACCTATTCTAGAGGAGTTTCTATTTAGAGGTATTATACAAAAAGGTCTTGAAACAAAATATTCTAAAGTATTTTCTATTGCTATATCTCTACTACTTTTTATCTTGATACATCAGTCCAACCAATATATTTCTGCTTTTATTATAGGTTTATTTCTCAGTATTATTTATTCTTGCTCAAACAATCTATTTTACCCTGTTATTCTACATATTATAGCAAATAACATTACCTTTTTTCACGAATTTTTAATATACAAAAATATTCACTTGTCACTTCCTATATCTTTCATATGTTTACTGTTATTAATAATTATTTTAAAAAAGAATGGAACTAATTACTTTAAAAACTTTTAATAATGAGTTAGATGCTTACTTATTCTCTCAATTTTTATCAAATCATAATATACAATCATATATGTTCAACCAATTTATATCAACAATATATCCTATTTTTAATAATACTGTTGGTGGAATTGAAGTCAAAATCAATATAAAAGATATTGAAAAAGCCAATGTTGTCATAGAATTATATAAACAATGAAAAGTATAGTTTACTCAACTATCCTGATATTTATCATAGGAGTAATAATATCATTACCTATAATCAAAATCCCCATTTCCACATCTGCTCGTGGTATAGTTCGTGCCTCGCAAGAGAATATTCCTATTTCTACAATGGTTAGTGGTAGAGTTATTCAAAATCATTTAGAAAAAAACAATCAAAATATTAGCAAAGGGGACACTTTGTTCATTATTACTGCCGAGCAATTAGATACACAGAAACAATTTCAGTAGAACCAAAGGGCAGATTATAATGCTCAACTTTCAGACCTTACTAAATTGTCTGCTGGGAATTTTACAGGCTTACAAACAGGACAATACCAAAGGGAAGTAGGAGCAATGCAAGAGCGTATTGCTCAAATCCAAACCGAACTTTCTTTGGCTAAAAAAGATTTAGACCGAGCGACTTTATTGCTTAATCAAGGCGTAACTCCTCGTGCAGAATATGATAAAGTTTTTTACCATTATCAAGGACTTCAAAGACAATTTTCTACGATTATAGAACAAAATATTGCTCAATGGCAGACTCAAAAACGAGAAGTAGAACGACAACTGCGAACGCTTGGGACTGAAATACAAAGGCTTGACCAAGAACAAAAAAACTATGTGATTATTGCTCAATCTTCTGGGCGATTGGTTAATTTCAGAGGTATACAAAAAGGAAGTTTTTTATCACAAGGACAGACATTAGGAGAAATCTCCCCAGAGCAGAACTTAACCATAGAATGCTCGGTGTCTCCCAAAGATATTGGTTTTATTCATAAAGGACAAAAGGTTAAATTTCAAGTAGATACTTTCAACTATAATCAATGGGGACTTTTAGAAGGAGAAGTGTTGGACATTGACCAAAATATTACAACCAATCAACAAACAGGAGAGGCTTTTTTCCGAGTTCGTTGTGTAATGGACAAAAATTATCTTCAACTCAAAAACGGCTACAAAGGGAATATTTCCAAAGGAATGACTCTTACAGGGCGTTTTCACTTAACCGATAGAACGCTTTGGCAACTTCTCTTTGACAGAGTAGATGATTGGTTCAATCCTAATTTCAAGTAAAAATCAATGAAAAAAGATACACTTATTAAGCAACACGATATTAAAGATTGTGGTGCAGCGTGTTTGGCTTCGGTGGGGGCTTTTTACGGCAATAAAATGCCCATTGCTAAAATTCGGCAAATCTGCCATACCGATACACGAGGAACAAATGTACTGGGAATGATACAGGGTTTGGAGGCAATGGACTTCAATGCCAAAGGGGTAAAAGGAGGGTTGGATGCTTTGCCTGATATTCCACTTCCTGCCATTGCTCATATCCTGGTAAATGGGCAATTACATCATTTTGTAGTGATTTACAAAGTGGAGAAAAACAAAATTTCCGTAATGGACCCTGCATACGGCAAAATGGAGGAATACACTTTTGAAAAGTTTGCCGAAATTTGGACAGGCGTTTTAATTCTTCTTGAACCTAACGAATACTTTGAGCAGAAAGATGAGAGAACCAGCGTGTATGCTCGGTTTTGGAACTTGGTTCAACCTCATAAAAGCATTTTGCTTCAAGCCTTAATTGGAGCATTGGTTTATACTATTTTAGGACTTTCTACTTCTATTTATATTGAAAAAATAACTGATTATGTTTTGATTGATGGCAACCGAAGATTGCTCAATTTGCTTTCAGTGGGAATGATTGTCATTCTTATTTTTCAGATTTTCATTTCTGCAATGAAATCCGTTTTGGTGCTTCAAACAGGGCAAAAAATGGATAAATATCTTATTTTAGGCTATTACAAGCATCTTCTAAAACTTCCCCAACGATTTTTTGACACAATGAAAGTGGGCGAAATCACTTCTCGTATCAACGATGCCGTGAAAATTCGTGCCTTTATCAATGATGTTTCTATCAATATTTTTGTCAATATTTTCATTGTCATTTTTTCCTTTGCCTTGATGTTTTCCTATTATTGGAAATTGGCGTTGATTGTGGCACTTGTCATTCCGTTTTATTTGGCTATTTATTGGGTAACCAATAAATTAAATAAAAAAGTAGAAAGAAAACTAATGGAAGAAAGTGCCGATTTAGAATCTCACTTGGTGGAATCTCTTAATTCCGTGAGAACCATCAAGCAATTCGGGATAGAAACTTTTGCCAACAATAAAACGGACAATACATTTACAAAACTGCTGAAAACCATTTACAAATCGGTATTAAATAGTCTTTTTGCTGGAAATTCATCAGAATTTTTATCACGGATTTTTACCATTGTTTTGCTTTGGGCAGGGGCAGGATATGTGATTGATAGAGAAATCACCCCAGGAGAGTTGTTGTCATTTTATGCTTTGATTGGCTATTTTACAAGCCCTATTTCTGAATTGATCGGAATGAATAAAACCATTCAAAACGCTTTAATTGCTTCGGATAGGCTTTTTGAAATTATGGATTTGGAAAGAGAAGAAACTACTGAAAAATTGGATTTAACCCCTGAAAATATCGGCAATATTCAATTCAAAAATGTAAGTTTTAGTTATGGCAGTAGGGTAGATGTTTTTGAAGATTTTTCTTGCGAAATAGAGAAAGGAAAAACCACAGCAATCGTGGGGGAAAGCGGTAGTGGAAAAACGACTTTGGCTTCGCTTTTGCAAAATTTATATCCGCTCAAAGGTGGGAAAATCCTCATAGGCGACTATGATGTGCAGTATATTTCCAACTATTCCCTGCGGAATATGGTTTCGGTTGTTCCCCAGCAGATAGACCTTTTTTCGGGTAATGTAATTGAAAATATTGCATTGGGCGAAGATGTGCCGAATATCCAGCGAATTATAGACATTACCAAAGCATTAGGAATTTTGGAATTTATTGAAAAATTGCCTAATGGCTTCCAAACCTATTTGGGAGAAAATGGTTCTCAACTTTCTGGCGGACAAAAACAACGCATTGCCATTGCAAGAGCATTGTATAAAAATCCCGAAATTTTAATTTTAGATGAAGCCACATCTTCATTGGATACGGCTTCCGAGCAGACCATTCAAAAAACGCTCAACGAATTTAAGGCACAGGGCAAAACGATGATTGTCATCGCCCACCGATTAAGCACCATTGCTCACGCCGACAATATTTTAGTAATGAAAGAGGGCAAAGTGATAGAGCAAGGCACACACCGAGAACTTTTAGCCCAAAATAGCGTGTATAAAGCAATGTGGGAGAAGCAGAGTATAGCGTTGGGGTAATTTTAATAAAAAAGCAATGAAAAAATATATTGTTTTCGGTATTTTATGTTTTCCTTTTATTTGTTTTTCTCAAAAGAAATGGACACTCCAAGAAGCCATTGACTATGCCACGAAAAATAATTTGCAGGTTATTGATAAAGAGATTTCACTCAAAATAGAGGAAAATAATTTACAAATAACAAAAAACGAACAATTGCCTTCCGTTGCTGGAAATATGAGCAACCAATTACGATTTGGGCAGACGCAAGGTTTTCAAGGAGGAATTGGGCGAAATGACAATTTCAACAATGACCTTAATGTATCTGCCAATATCTTGCTTTACAATGGTGGAAGACTGAAAAAACAAGCCCTTAAAAAAGGCTACGATGTAGAAGTAGCCCAGCATAATGTAGCACTTTTGAAAGAAAATATTGCTTTGCAAATCATTCAGCAATATTTATCGGTTCTTTTGCAAAAAGAAATTGTAAAAATTTATGAAAGTTCGGTGGAAAATGCCCAAAAAGGCTATCAAAGAGCCAAAATTACCACCGAAATAGGGACAACCGCCCAAACAACTTTGGCAGAAGCCCAATCGGCTCTTGCCAAAGAAAATCAAAATCTCAATCAGTCCAAAATAGAAGTTCAAAAAGCTTTATTCACGCTTTCACAAACTTTACAACTTAATGATTATCATAGTTTTGATATAGAGGATTGGGAGTTAAGTGAGGAACTTCCTACTAATCTTCATTCATTAGAAAATGTATTGACACAAATACAAGAAAAACATCCGTTAATTTTGTTGGCACAGAGTCAAATTAAATCGGCAGAAGCCCAAACCGAAGTGGTAAAAACCGCATTTTTACCGAGTGTTAGTTTGAGTGCTGGGCTGGGAAGTTTTTATTATAATTCATTGGTCACGGATATTACAGGGGTGGATAATTTGGGAAATATCATCAGAGAAAAAGCCTTGTTTGACCAATATAAAACAAATTTTTATCAACAAATAGGAATTTCTGTAAATATTCCTATTTTCAATAAAGGGAATACCAAATTGCAGGTAGAACAAGCCAAAATAAGCGAAGTAATGGCTAAAAATCAATTAAAAATACAGGAACAACAATTATTGCAACAAATCCAAAAAGTGTTTTTTGATATGGAAAGCCATTATCAGACTTATCTTTCCGCCCAAGAAACCGAAAAAAGCACTCAATTAGCGTTGGGTTTTGCTCAAAAAAGTTATGAGGCAGGAAGAACAAGTATCTATGATTTACATATCGCAAGGAATAATTATGTAAGTGCAAAAAGTTCAACCATACAAGCCAAGTATAATTATATTTTTAGTCAAAAAATTTTAGATTTTTATACAAAATCAAAAAGAGGGAGAAAATCTCCCTCTTTTTAACACAAATAAAAACACTTTACAAGATGTTCTATCATAAGCGAAATAGGTATTTAATTGGGTATTAAAATATAAATCTCCTTTCTTTGCAGTGTTAGGTTCTGTATCCACAAACTTCATTGTAATATAAGTTTCCCATTTATTTCTATTATAGTAAATTAATTTTCCGTTTGGGTCTGAATCGTGAAGCCCTTTACTTGCATTCGGAATATTAGTAGAATTAAGTTCTTGGGCATTATGCTTAAATGCCCTGCTTTTGTATCGTTAAAATCTTTGCGAAGATAAGGATGTTTTTCTCAATATTTAAATTTTTTCAACAAGCATTTTTGTTTTAAGATAAAAATAGAGGTTAGTGTCTCCTTACTATGCCTCTTTTGCATATGTGAAATGTGTTTTTTTTGTATCCCCCTTTTAATAGTTGGTTTTTATTTTAAAACTCATCGGGTAGAAAATTAGGATTTTACTTTTGTAATTAATTATTTAAGAAAGGATTCTTTAGAAAATGAATATTTTTTCTATTTTCACAAAGAATGATTCATTATCTTTTAAAGAAATTTAATGTAAATAGAATTTAGAATTACCGTGACCAAAGCCCTAAATTTACCAAAAATAAAAAAGCAACTACTTGATTTATAAGTAGTTGCTAAAATTCAGTGTAGACCCACAGGGATTCGAACCCCGACAAGCGGCACCAAAAACCGATGTGCTACCGTTACACCATGGGTCTATTTTTGGTTTAATTGGACGGCAAATATAGATATTATTTTTTTAATTCCAAAATTTAAGTCTAAAAAAATTATATTTTATAGTCTTGATAAAATTTCACTAATTTTACACGCTTTTTTAAAACTTATTTCATGGAAAAATTGTTAGATTATAATCCTGTTTTTCTAGCTTTTCTAGCAACGCTATTCACTTGGTTTGTTACAGCCTTAGGTGCTGCTATGGTTTTTTTCTTTAGAGAAATAAATCAAAAATTTTTAAACTGCATGTTAGGTTTTGCCGCTGGAGTTATGATTGCAGCCAGCTTTTGGTCTTTGCTAAATCCTGCAATTGAAATGGCTGAAGCTAGTGGTGATATTCCCTATATTCCTGCTGTGGTTGGTTTTTTAGCGGGTGGAGGTTTTTTACTATTAATTGATAAAATTTTACCTCACTTGCACATGAGCCGAGGCAAAGAAGATGCAGAGGGTTTATCTACCAATTGGCGGCGAAGCATTCTTTTAGTTTTAGCCATTACGCTACACAACATCCCTGAAGGATTAGCTGTGGGCGTAGCTTTTGGCGTTTTAGCTGAAGAGCCAAGCATTGGTGCATTAATGGGGGCTACCGCACTAGCTGTGGGGATTGGTTTACAAAACTTCCCAGAGGGGGCTGCCGTTTCAGTTCCTTTGAGAAGAGAAGGCTTCTCTCGCTTAAAAGCCTTTCATTATGGTCAAATTTCTGGCGTTGTAGAACCTGTTTTTGGTGTTTTAGGGGCCTTGCTGGTTTTATGGGTCACTCCTATTTTACCCTACGCTTTGTCATTCGCAGCAGGTGCCATGATTTTTGTAACCATAGAAGAATTGATTCCCGAATCTCAACGCGGAAACGAGACGGACTACTCTACCATTGGTGCCATGTTTGGTTTTGCTATTATGATGTTACTCGATGTAGCTTTAGGCTAATTTTTCTAAGCCTTAAAAAATTTTCTAAGGCTTAAAAAAATTAGTTTATCATGAAAAAAGTTAAATTTTCTTTTTATTCCCACTCAATTGTTGCGGGCGGTTTTGAAGAAATATCATAAGCTACACGATTGATTCCTTTTACCTCATTGATTATTCGGCTAGAAACATTTTCTAATAACTCATAAGGAAGTTTAGACCAAGTTGCTGACATGAAGTCTACAGTATCAGCACTTCTCACCACGGCAGTGTATTCGTAAGTTCGCTCATCCCCCATGACTCCCACTGACTTCACTGGTAAAAGAACAACAAAAGCTTGATTTACCTTATCATACCAATCTGCGTTTCGCAATTCTTCTATAAAAATATGGTCAGCTTTTTGCAATATCTTGACTTTATCTGGTGTTACTTCACCCAAAATCCTGATTCCCAATCCTGGGCCAGGGAATGGATGCCGATAAACTAGTTCATGCGGGATTCCTAGTTCCAAGCCTACTTTTCGCACCTCATCTTTAAATAATTCTCGCAACGGTTCTAGCAGTTTCAAATTCATTTCCTTAGGCAGACCGCCTACGTTGTGATGTGATTTAATGACAGCCGAAGGGCCTTTAATCGACTGAGATTCTATCACATCTGGGTAAATGGTTCCTTGCGCTAAAAAAGCTGCGCCTTCGATTTTAGATGATTCTTCATCAAATACAGCTATAAACTCGTGTCCAATAATTTTTCTTTTTTCTTCTGGATCTGAAATGCCTTCTAATTTCTTAAAAAATCTTTCTTTGGCATCAATTTTTATGATATTAATATCAAAATATTCACCATAGCTTTGCATCACCATTTCAGCTTCTTTCCACCTCAGCAAGCCAGTGTCTACAAAAATGCATGTGAGCTGATCTCCAATTGCACGGTGAATTAAAACAGCTGCTACAGAGGAGTCTACACCGCCCGATAAGCCTAAAATTACTTTTTTATCACCTACTTTATCTCGGATTTTTTGAATTTCTTCATCAAGAAAATTAGTTAACTTCCAATTTTTTGAAGCTTCGCAAACTTTAAAAACGAAATTTTCTAAAATCTTACTTCCTTCTTCACTATGAGAAACTTCTGGGTGAAATTGCAGGGCATAGATTTTTTTCTCTTCATCAAAAAATGAAGCGATTTCGGCTGAACTTTTCCCACCAATCTCAAAACCATAAGGCACCTGCACAACTTCATCAAAATGGCTCATCCATACGATAGATTCCTCACTTATATTTTCAAAAATTTTACAAGGCTTTAAAATTTTGAATTTAGATTTCCCGTATTCTCCTTTGACTCCTTTTTCTACTTTCCCACCCAAAAGATGAGCCGTCAGCTGCATTCCATAGCAAATCCCCAAAATGGGAATGTTTAAATTAAAAATATCTGGGTCTATACTAATTGCGTTTTCTGCAAAAACGGAAGAAGGCCCCCCACTCAAGATAATGCCTATTGGTTGATAGGATTTTAGCTCATCTATGCTAATGTTGCAAGGGACAACTTCTGTGTAAACGCCCATATCTCTGACTCGGCGAGCAATGAGCTGATTGTACTGCGAACCAAAATCTAACACAAGAATACTATTTTTCATCTTCATTTTTTTTAAAAAAACTATCTACAAACTCTGCTTTATTAAACACTTGCAAATCTTCTACTTTTTCTCCTACGCCTATGTATTTGACGGGGATATTAAATTGATCTGAAATTCCAATGACTACCCCCCCCTTCGCTGTTCCATCTAATTTTGTAATAGCTAGTGAGTCTACTTCTGTTGCTTGTGTAAATTGTTTTGCTTGCTCAAAGGCATTCTGCCCAGTGGAGCCATCTAAAACCAAAAGAACCTCGTGAGGCGCATCTGGAATAACTTTTTGCATAACTCTTTTAATTTTAGAAAGTTCATTCATCAAATTAATTTTATTGTGCAATCGCCCTGCGGTGTCTAACAAAACAACATTTGCCCCTTGTGCTTTGGCTGATTGTACTGTGTCAAATGCTACTGATGCTGGGTCTGATCCCATGGCTTGTTTAATGATCGGGACCTCTACTCTATCTGCCCAGATTTGTATTTGATCTACTGCCGCTGCACGGAAAGTGTCCCCTGCGCCTATCACAACTTTTTTTCCTAAATTTTTAAATTGATTGGCTAGTTTACCAATCGTCGTTGTTTTCCCTACGCCATTCACGCCTACAACCATGATGACATGTGGGTTCCCATCAGGATGTGTTGGAAGATTTAAGTTTTCAAAATCTTCTGTTTTATTCTCTGAGAGGAGAGCCATGATTTCTTCTCTCAAAATTTTATCTAACTCTGCACTATTTACATATTTGTCTCGAGCCACTCTTTCTTCAATTCTTTCAATAATTTTGATGGTCGTATTTACTCCCACATCAGAAGTAATGAGAATCTCTTCTAAATTATCTAAAACTTCTTCATCAACCTTAGATTTTCCGACTACAGCACGGCTCATTTTATCAAAAAATGATGTTTTTGATTTCTCTAAGCCTTTATTTAATGTTTCTTTTTTTTCGGTGCTGAAAACTTTTTTAAACCAACTCATTTTATCTAAATTATCTAAATTGCTAAGTAGAAAGTATAAAAATAAAAAGTCGTTGCAAATTATGCAACGACTTTTTTAAATATGTCTTTCAAAATCATTTTTTTAAGAAACTATCTACATCATCAGCGCCTAAAACCTTCTCTTCAAATACATAAGCGCCAGACTTTGGCGATTTTACCATTTTGATTACTTTGGTTAATTTTTTTGACCCTGTTTGTAAAGTCGCAACTGTTTTCTTTGCCATAACTAAATTTATTTAATTTCTTTATGCACCGTATATTTCTTCAAGATAGGATTAAATTTCTTCAATTCTAATCTATCTGGTGTATTTTTTTTATTCTTTGTTGTAATATATCTTGAT includes:
- a CDS encoding DUF2007 domain-containing protein, whose product is MELITLKTFNNELDAYLFSQFLSNHNIQSYMFNQFISTIYPIFNNTVGGIEVKINIKDIEKANVVIELYKQ
- a CDS encoding peptidase domain-containing ABC transporter, which encodes MKKDTLIKQHDIKDCGAACLASVGAFYGNKMPIAKIRQICHTDTRGTNVLGMIQGLEAMDFNAKGVKGGLDALPDIPLPAIAHILVNGQLHHFVVIYKVEKNKISVMDPAYGKMEEYTFEKFAEIWTGVLILLEPNEYFEQKDERTSVYARFWNLVQPHKSILLQALIGALVYTILGLSTSIYIEKITDYVLIDGNRRLLNLLSVGMIVILIFQIFISAMKSVLVLQTGQKMDKYLILGYYKHLLKLPQRFFDTMKVGEITSRINDAVKIRAFINDVSINIFVNIFIVIFSFALMFSYYWKLALIVALVIPFYLAIYWVTNKLNKKVERKLMEESADLESHLVESLNSVRTIKQFGIETFANNKTDNTFTKLLKTIYKSVLNSLFAGNSSEFLSRIFTIVLLWAGAGYVIDREITPGELLSFYALIGYFTSPISELIGMNKTIQNALIASDRLFEIMDLEREETTEKLDLTPENIGNIQFKNVSFSYGSRVDVFEDFSCEIEKGKTTAIVGESGSGKTTLASLLQNLYPLKGGKILIGDYDVQYISNYSLRNMVSVVPQQIDLFSGNVIENIALGEDVPNIQRIIDITKALGILEFIEKLPNGFQTYLGENGSQLSGGQKQRIAIARALYKNPEILILDEATSSLDTASEQTIQKTLNEFKAQGKTMIVIAHRLSTIAHADNILVMKEGKVIEQGTHRELLAQNSVYKAMWEKQSIALG
- a CDS encoding HlyD family efflux transporter periplasmic adaptor subunit; protein product: MSAGNFTGLQTGQYQREVGAMQERIAQIQTELSLAKKDLDRATLLLNQGVTPRAEYDKVFYHYQGLQRQFSTIIEQNIAQWQTQKREVERQLRTLGTEIQRLDQEQKNYVIIAQSSGRLVNFRGIQKGSFLSQGQTLGEISPEQNLTIECSVSPKDIGFIHKGQKVKFQVDTFNYNQWGLLEGEVLDIDQNITTNQQTGEAFFRVRCVMDKNYLQLKNGYKGNISKGMTLTGRFHLTDRTLWQLLFDRVDDWFNPNFK
- a CDS encoding TolC family protein — encoded protein: MKKYIVFGILCFPFICFSQKKWTLQEAIDYATKNNLQVIDKEISLKIEENNLQITKNEQLPSVAGNMSNQLRFGQTQGFQGGIGRNDNFNNDLNVSANILLYNGGRLKKQALKKGYDVEVAQHNVALLKENIALQIIQQYLSVLLQKEIVKIYESSVENAQKGYQRAKITTEIGTTAQTTLAEAQSALAKENQNLNQSKIEVQKALFTLSQTLQLNDYHSFDIEDWELSEELPTNLHSLENVLTQIQEKHPLILLAQSQIKSAEAQTEVVKTAFLPSVSLSAGLGSFYYNSLVTDITGVDNLGNIIREKALFDQYKTNFYQQIGISVNIPIFNKGNTKLQVEQAKISEVMAKNQLKIQEQQLLQQIQKVFFDMESHYQTYLSAQETEKSTQLALGFAQKSYEAGRTSIYDLHIARNNYVSAKSSTIQAKYNYIFSQKILDFYTKSKRGRKSPSF
- the mnmE gene encoding tRNA uridine-5-carboxymethylaminomethyl(34) synthesis GTPase MnmE, producing MYLKETIIAPATGNQASAIAVLRISGDKAIEMTEKIFESRFNKKLKNQVSHTLHFGDIKDNATWVDEVLVAIFEEGKSFTGEETVEISCHGSLYIQNKIIDLFLKNGVRLALPGEFTMRAFQNGRFDLTQAEAIADLIASDSKASHQVAMHQMRGGISTKLGELRKELIKLTALLELELDFSEDDVEFADRSQLTDLLKYILKEIQVLMETFAYGNAIKKGVPVAIIGKPNAGKSTLLNQLLNEERAIVSDIAGTTRDTIEEAIQINGINFRFIDTAGIRETEDEIEKIGVQRAIEKAQSAKILLYLFNTLENTEDEIDMHLSALVREDLHVILVHNKIDLNAENQVILDQKLEEKHQFPLLKISAKNGIFIEDLKRMMFDLIQRQDSDNQIIITNQRHLDALQKAHAALTEAQNAFIMQIPSDLIAQNLREGIKQIGNITGEIDVDRDILGTIFSEFCIGK
- a CDS encoding biotin/lipoyl-binding protein, with the translated sequence MKSIVYSTILIFIIGVIISLPIIKIPISTSARGIVRASQENIPISTMVSGRVIQNHLEKNNQNISKGDTLFIITAEQLDTQKQFQ
- the guaA gene encoding glutamine-hydrolyzing GMP synthase, with the protein product MKNSILVLDFGSQYNQLIARRVRDMGVYTEVVPCNISIDELKSYQPIGIILSGGPSSVFAENAISIDPDIFNLNIPILGICYGMQLTAHLLGGKVEKGVKGEYGKSKFKILKPCKIFENISEESIVWMSHFDEVVQVPYGFEIGGKSSAEIASFFDEEKKIYALQFHPEVSHSEEGSKILENFVFKVCEASKNWKLTNFLDEEIQKIRDKVGDKKVILGLSGGVDSSVAAVLIHRAIGDQLTCIFVDTGLLRWKEAEMVMQSYGEYFDINIIKIDAKERFFKKLEGISDPEEKRKIIGHEFIAVFDEESSKIEGAAFLAQGTIYPDVIESQSIKGPSAVIKSHHNVGGLPKEMNLKLLEPLRELFKDEVRKVGLELGIPHELVYRHPFPGPGLGIRILGEVTPDKVKILQKADHIFIEELRNADWYDKVNQAFVVLLPVKSVGVMGDERTYEYTAVVRSADTVDFMSATWSKLPYELLENVSSRIINEVKGINRVAYDISSKPPATIEWE
- a CDS encoding CPBP family intramembrane glutamic endopeptidase; protein product: MPLLLAPILEEFLFRGIIQKGLETKYSKVFSIAISLLLFILIHQSNQYISAFIIGLFLSIIYSCSNNLFYPVILHIIANNITFFHEFLIYKNIHLSLPISFICLLLLIIILKKNGTNYFKNF
- a CDS encoding ZIP family metal transporter yields the protein MEKLLDYNPVFLAFLATLFTWFVTALGAAMVFFFREINQKFLNCMLGFAAGVMIAASFWSLLNPAIEMAEASGDIPYIPAVVGFLAGGGFLLLIDKILPHLHMSRGKEDAEGLSTNWRRSILLVLAITLHNIPEGLAVGVAFGVLAEEPSIGALMGATALAVGIGLQNFPEGAAVSVPLRREGFSRLKAFHYGQISGVVEPVFGVLGALLVLWVTPILPYALSFAAGAMIFVTIEELIPESQRGNETDYSTIGAMFGFAIMMLLDVALG